In the Candidatus Limnocylindrales bacterium genome, one interval contains:
- a CDS encoding WD40 repeat domain-containing protein — MNSIKLPVLGTLLILIFVISCGTPSKPIKPPAQPSQVKSTPSLRPRAQEPLFKLGRGAEFKNLQYLPEGKYLVGLTPDRLELLDAQTLQLVRTFNASSEPYTAMAVDRSGDRVAIAQGNNIVLWNLKSGNLLKTLQTDQKVLALSFSPDGQLLASGGYDNLVTLWNPDRGEKIGRLKGHTGWINTLAFHPEGKLLASGGDDGKILLWNTGGIQSATSLLGTLEQYGSEIYKIAFSPNGQLLASIDRNGTLVLWDPMNRRQVATLTETFLQQARNNTSMVTSPDCGSTQPCLPPLSSQNGNTSLPTSSLMDRSSARILSADFSPDGHTLVLGSTDKSLILWNILENQVVKTFSTDYDLPQIVTYSPDGRTLGVAGGAISLWNAEDGQVLQVSQSHPGSIQSLSFSPDAQTLAAGSSDKKVALWNLADRKLLKVLEGHDTPITSLAFSKKDSSGRYYLASAGTGPDHPIFLWDLERGKLLKSFRGPHHRIHNLVFRPDGKQLVLVSDTVLLWDIPTGDTFVILNQDPLENAPLTFSPDGRLLALVTKDNQIVLWDVEVKKVVKKLARHKDPVQVLLFSPSGQALISSDHSEVVLWNVQNGNAILTLPESELPTRLLVFSPDSKFLISPTGPQQNWIALRSIENGQVLKTLKGHETPITGLVFSSENLLATTSYGKIIFWNGTTGQPLKTFEASRPFDFLSFSPDGKVFASGGYDKIILWDVTKGSTLTSLESSGFTGPVVFSPDGRFLATLLQDQVTLWDSQRGSLIKTFEKSEVPVSSVTFSSDGQIIAAMGNPGYKTFASWEVSSGKTLTVLSGTDHKITSLAFDPVHRLLATGSEDGLLLLWDVRAVDIAKVLAGPSSDIVSLFFSPDAQLLASQSQDSILFWNRESGGVDRILQVFPLYGFFFNPVRSNSRVELTDIGNIQYVTVSPDFKTLVVISRNNSVLLLDAQTGQVIKTLQREIYSSLPLSSIIFSPDGKLLALKDELGKVALWNVESGQVLHTVFSTGRVLFSPDGRILVSEGADENHSLTLWDVAGGQIIKTLSESGYVTSSIAFSPDGKLLAVGEGTGTISIYEVP, encoded by the coding sequence ATGAATAGCATTAAATTACCTGTTCTTGGAACATTGCTGATTCTGATCTTTGTAATAAGTTGTGGAACTCCTTCAAAACCCATTAAACCCCCCGCTCAGCCTTCACAGGTTAAATCAACCCCATCCCTGCGTCCCAGAGCTCAAGAGCCTCTTTTTAAACTGGGACGTGGGGCGGAATTTAAAAATCTTCAGTATCTACCGGAAGGTAAGTATTTAGTAGGCTTAACTCCAGATCGATTAGAACTCCTGGACGCCCAGACTTTACAACTCGTTCGTACCTTTAACGCTTCTTCAGAACCCTATACCGCCATGGCGGTGGATCGAAGTGGAGATCGAGTAGCTATTGCCCAGGGAAATAATATTGTTCTCTGGAATTTGAAAAGCGGAAACTTGCTTAAAACTCTACAGACAGATCAGAAAGTCCTGGCCCTTTCCTTCAGTCCTGATGGGCAGCTTTTAGCTTCAGGGGGTTATGATAATCTGGTTACACTCTGGAATCCAGACAGGGGAGAAAAGATAGGGAGGCTAAAAGGACATACAGGATGGATCAATACCCTGGCCTTTCATCCAGAAGGAAAGTTACTGGCTTCAGGGGGAGATGATGGAAAAATCCTACTCTGGAATACGGGTGGGATCCAGAGTGCCACATCCCTGCTGGGAACTTTAGAACAATATGGATCCGAGATTTATAAAATAGCTTTCAGTCCTAACGGCCAACTTTTGGCCTCTATCGATAGAAATGGAACCCTCGTTTTGTGGGATCCCATGAACCGAAGGCAGGTTGCCACGCTTACAGAAACTTTCCTTCAACAGGCCAGGAACAATACTTCGATGGTTACCTCTCCAGACTGCGGAAGTACTCAACCCTGTCTTCCTCCTTTATCAAGTCAGAACGGAAATACTTCTTTACCTACCAGTTCTTTGATGGATCGTTCTTCTGCAAGGATTTTATCTGCCGATTTCAGCCCAGACGGCCATACTCTGGTTTTAGGGAGTACGGATAAAAGCCTCATTTTATGGAATATTTTGGAGAATCAGGTAGTGAAGACCTTTTCAACAGATTACGACCTTCCTCAGATTGTAACCTACAGTCCGGATGGTCGCACGTTGGGAGTTGCCGGGGGGGCTATAAGCCTGTGGAATGCAGAAGATGGTCAGGTTCTTCAGGTCAGTCAATCTCACCCGGGTTCAATTCAATCTCTTTCCTTTAGTCCGGATGCCCAGACCCTCGCAGCCGGAAGCTCAGATAAAAAAGTGGCTTTATGGAATCTGGCCGACAGGAAGTTACTTAAAGTTCTGGAAGGCCATGATACCCCGATAACCTCCCTTGCTTTTAGTAAAAAGGATTCCAGCGGTCGTTACTACTTAGCTTCTGCAGGTACAGGCCCGGATCATCCTATTTTTCTTTGGGATCTGGAACGTGGAAAACTTTTAAAATCCTTTAGAGGCCCTCACCATCGGATTCATAATCTGGTCTTTCGACCCGATGGAAAACAATTGGTTCTGGTTTCGGATACCGTCTTACTGTGGGATATCCCAACAGGAGATACCTTTGTGATCCTTAACCAAGACCCCCTTGAAAATGCCCCCCTGACTTTTAGTCCGGATGGAAGGTTATTGGCCCTGGTTACAAAGGATAATCAGATTGTTTTGTGGGATGTAGAGGTGAAGAAAGTGGTAAAAAAGCTCGCCAGGCATAAGGACCCTGTTCAGGTTCTTCTTTTTAGTCCAAGTGGTCAGGCATTGATTTCCTCGGATCACTCAGAAGTAGTACTCTGGAACGTCCAGAATGGGAACGCAATTTTGACCCTTCCAGAGTCCGAACTTCCCACTAGGCTTCTGGTGTTTAGCCCGGATAGTAAATTTTTAATCTCTCCCACGGGCCCCCAACAGAATTGGATAGCCCTTCGAAGCATCGAAAATGGCCAGGTCTTAAAGACCCTTAAAGGGCATGAGACCCCTATTACGGGTCTTGTATTTAGTTCGGAGAATCTGCTGGCTACCACCAGTTATGGCAAAATTATTTTCTGGAATGGAACTACCGGGCAGCCTTTGAAAACATTTGAGGCAAGCCGCCCCTTTGATTTTCTTTCCTTTAGTCCGGATGGTAAAGTCTTTGCGTCGGGGGGATATGATAAAATCATTTTGTGGGATGTAACTAAAGGGAGTACGCTTACAAGCTTAGAAAGTTCAGGTTTTACAGGTCCGGTCGTCTTTAGTCCCGATGGGCGATTCTTGGCCACCCTTTTACAGGATCAGGTAACTCTCTGGGATAGTCAGCGGGGGAGTCTCATTAAAACTTTTGAAAAATCCGAGGTACCTGTTTCTTCTGTCACCTTCAGCTCGGATGGTCAGATTATCGCCGCAATGGGTAATCCGGGCTATAAGACCTTTGCCTCCTGGGAGGTAAGCAGTGGTAAAACGCTTACCGTTTTAAGCGGTACAGATCACAAAATTACTTCCCTGGCCTTTGATCCGGTACATCGCTTATTAGCTACAGGAAGTGAGGACGGCTTACTCCTTCTCTGGGATGTAAGGGCCGTAGATATTGCCAAGGTATTGGCCGGTCCTTCCAGTGATATTGTTTCCCTGTTTTTTAGTCCGGATGCTCAATTGCTGGCTTCTCAAAGTCAGGATTCTATTTTGTTCTGGAACAGGGAAAGTGGAGGGGTGGACAGAATTTTGCAGGTCTTCCCCCTGTATGGTTTTTTCTTTAACCCGGTCCGGAGTAACTCACGGGTAGAGTTGACGGATATAGGAAATATCCAATATGTTACCGTCAGTCCCGATTTCAAAACCCTGGTTGTGATTAGTCGAAACAACTCAGTCCTGCTCCTGGATGCTCAAACCGGCCAGGTTATAAAAACTTTACAGCGGGAGATCTATTCTTCCCTACCCTTATCTTCTATAATTTTTAGTCCTGACGGTAAACTCCTTGCCTTAAAGGATGAGCTGGGTAAAGTAGCCCTGTGGAATGTAGAAAGCGGTCAGGTTCTTCACACAGTGTTCAGTACCGGAAGGGTTCTATTTAGTCCGGACGGGAGGATATTGGTTTCTGAAGGGGCCGATGAAAATCATTCTCTAACCCTTTGGGATGTAGCCGGTGGTCAAATAATTAAAACGTTGTCTGAATCAGGGTATGTCACTTCATCGATCGCTTTCAGCCCCGATGGTAAGCTTCTCGCCGTAGGAGAAGGAACAGGGACCATCAGTATCTATGAAGTCCCCTAA
- a CDS encoding ThiF family adenylyltransferase encodes MQEGILQNYVIDTYPSTIVLRPEARFGWLVGQTSSFEVTPINAKSLLKGSDLVVDTFDNWTSRIAIGKECSALGIPCIHAGMSDDGFAEVKWNEVYKYGSIIADEAAALPEAPCNVALSRSLILMVVCTVAEIIAIFIRDGRRFNREITLADIRVFDPGT; translated from the coding sequence TTGCAAGAGGGTATACTCCAGAATTACGTAATAGATACCTATCCTTCAACGATTGTATTACGTCCTGAAGCGCGATTTGGTTGGTTAGTAGGTCAAACGTCCTCGTTTGAAGTTACCCCGATAAATGCAAAGTCTCTACTCAAGGGTTCCGATCTGGTTGTGGATACCTTTGATAACTGGACTTCACGGATAGCCATAGGCAAGGAATGTTCGGCATTGGGTATTCCCTGTATCCATGCCGGTATGAGTGATGATGGATTTGCCGAAGTAAAATGGAATGAGGTTTATAAATACGGTTCGATTATCGCGGACGAGGCGGCTGCACTTCCAGAGGCTCCCTGTAATGTCGCGCTTTCTCGTTCTCTGATCCTCATGGTCGTTTGTACGGTCGCAGAAATTATCGCTATCTTTATTCGAGATGGACGCAGATTCAATCGAGAGATAACCCTGGCCGATATAAGAGTTTTCGATCCGGGCACCTAG
- the hisD gene encoding histidinol dehydrogenase: MNINFYHLKDLSRSARDRLLERTRVDAEEYAALVKPILEEVRRRGDLAVIEYTQKYDGVDLSPHQLKISEAEIKSAYQRLSSSVLKAIETAIAHVQAFHQKQMPELFWMTELFPGIQAGEKITPIESVGLYVPGGRGFFPSTMIMLGIPAVVAQVPQIVVCTPPLKDGSVDPATLVAADLCGIKNIYRVGGVQAMGALAYGTETLPKVLKIIGPGSTYVTAAKRVLRDEVDVGIPAGPSESLILTDDTADPYLACLDLLIEAEHGSDSSAYLITCSERVGRAVRQLLPSLLEKVPEWRRKFCEAVFSTYGGIIIAEDLDEAIAFVNDFAPEHLEILCENPFEIMKKVKNAGEILLGEYTPISASVYALGTNHVLPTTRFARTYSALSVYDFLKRSSISYLTREGFETLKDPVIALAEYEGFFTHAMAVRERRFKSEKD; the protein is encoded by the coding sequence ATGAATATTAATTTCTATCACCTCAAGGACCTTTCCAGGTCAGCACGAGACCGATTATTGGAACGAACCCGAGTCGATGCCGAAGAGTATGCCGCGTTAGTTAAACCCATTCTTGAAGAGGTTCGAAGGCGCGGTGATCTGGCCGTCATCGAATATACCCAAAAGTATGACGGGGTCGATCTATCCCCCCATCAACTCAAAATTTCCGAAGCAGAGATTAAATCTGCCTATCAGCGACTTTCTTCTTCTGTTCTTAAGGCTATAGAAACGGCCATTGCCCATGTTCAAGCTTTTCATCAGAAACAGATGCCGGAGTTATTCTGGATGACTGAGTTATTTCCCGGGATCCAGGCAGGTGAAAAGATTACGCCTATTGAATCGGTAGGGTTATATGTTCCCGGGGGGAGGGGATTTTTTCCTTCCACCATGATCATGCTGGGAATTCCAGCCGTGGTAGCTCAAGTTCCTCAAATTGTTGTTTGTACGCCCCCTTTAAAGGATGGTTCTGTGGACCCAGCTACTCTGGTTGCGGCGGATCTCTGTGGAATTAAAAATATTTATCGAGTTGGAGGGGTTCAGGCCATGGGAGCCCTGGCTTATGGTACCGAAACCCTTCCTAAGGTCCTTAAAATTATAGGTCCCGGTAGTACCTATGTGACGGCAGCAAAACGAGTTTTGCGAGATGAGGTCGATGTAGGAATACCCGCCGGTCCCAGCGAATCTCTTATACTGACCGATGATACGGCAGATCCCTATCTGGCCTGTCTGGACCTGTTAATCGAGGCAGAGCATGGCTCTGATTCATCTGCTTACCTGATTACCTGCTCTGAAAGAGTAGGTCGGGCGGTTCGTCAACTCCTTCCTTCTCTTTTAGAAAAGGTACCCGAATGGCGGAGGAAATTTTGTGAAGCTGTCTTTTCTACCTATGGGGGTATTATTATTGCGGAAGATTTAGATGAGGCCATCGCCTTTGTCAATGACTTCGCTCCTGAACATTTGGAGATCTTGTGCGAAAATCCTTTTGAGATTATGAAAAAAGTTAAAAACGCTGGGGAGATCCTTCTGGGAGAATATACTCCCATTTCGGCTTCGGTTTATGCCCTGGGAACGAATCATGTTCTTCCCACCACAAGATTTGCCCGGACATACTCGGCTTTATCGGTTTATGACTTTCTCAAAAGAAGTTCTATTAGTTATTTAACCCGAGAAGGATTTGAAACTCTTAAAGATCCTGTTATAGCCTTAGCGGAGTATGAAGGATTTTTTACCCATGCTATGGCTGTTCGGGAACGAAGGTTCAAATCTGAAAAGGACTGA
- a CDS encoding ParB/RepB/Spo0J family partition protein has product MGKLTQIIKINEALQKGDRETAVKLLKDLKKRAKDPAAIKFAEDKLRELGIRNEEVAEGTVIREYEKIELKPKGNPSGRPYGFRNPSFSDRKMRVQETTGLRTRKPELRSHQSPTKRPFTQKPKIGREVLKSPVEEGKKATVRPVFPHPVAPKSPSASTTPVQKKPFKKKQKFKRKSKLLTPEEMARKEAARKLVNTYKISFTGAYQIVDGKLTLEEYQAKQAELAAKRAAWQEQRRKREERKAAALALAEKYNLDPSITYQIVDGRFTLEEYLKLRELKPKKLLLRRRKEGVGSWYFQQLLQHQTPLVFVLYNGQSLVSPITEIQKYDFRLGEQIIPKLHITHCYEASQAEKIKELILVNEEVKAKGLVPAIKPIDRYLIPDKDLERCLEEKNLVTFTTLGGEVIRGVIEWLDSFQIKVNLQENMGVVVFRHGIHDAILQPEVGEASGQAPPQLEKTPVEIPIEKISVELAIHQNTRLNPEITQKVREQTKTLGKIPKPIWVAYDKERDVYVLLDGFRRLTIAQELGLKTLPAVVE; this is encoded by the coding sequence ATGGGTAAATTAACCCAAATCATTAAAATCAATGAGGCTCTTCAAAAAGGAGATCGAGAAACCGCCGTTAAACTTTTGAAAGATTTGAAAAAAAGAGCCAAGGATCCCGCTGCCATCAAATTTGCTGAGGATAAATTGAGGGAGTTGGGAATCCGCAATGAGGAAGTAGCAGAAGGGACGGTTATACGGGAGTATGAGAAGATAGAGCTTAAACCCAAAGGTAATCCTTCGGGTCGTCCCTATGGGTTTCGTAATCCGAGCTTTTCAGATAGGAAAATGAGGGTCCAGGAAACTACAGGGTTAAGGACCCGGAAACCGGAGTTACGTTCCCATCAAAGCCCTACCAAGAGACCTTTTACTCAAAAACCGAAGATAGGTCGGGAGGTGCTGAAGTCCCCTGTCGAGGAAGGTAAGAAGGCAACCGTAAGGCCAGTGTTTCCACATCCTGTTGCTCCCAAATCTCCATCAGCCTCAACTACACCGGTCCAGAAGAAGCCTTTTAAGAAGAAACAGAAATTTAAACGTAAATCAAAGCTCCTGACTCCTGAAGAAATGGCTCGAAAGGAGGCAGCTCGTAAGTTAGTTAATACGTACAAAATCAGTTTTACCGGGGCCTATCAAATTGTAGATGGAAAATTAACCCTGGAAGAATATCAGGCCAAGCAGGCAGAACTGGCGGCTAAACGTGCTGCCTGGCAAGAACAGCGACGAAAACGGGAAGAACGCAAAGCAGCCGCGTTGGCCCTGGCAGAAAAATATAACCTGGATCCGAGTATTACTTATCAGATTGTAGATGGCCGCTTTACCTTGGAGGAGTATTTGAAGTTAAGGGAATTAAAACCTAAAAAGCTTCTCCTTCGCCGAAGAAAGGAAGGGGTGGGAAGTTGGTACTTCCAACAGCTCCTGCAACATCAAACCCCCCTCGTTTTTGTACTCTATAATGGACAATCCCTGGTGAGCCCTATCACAGAAATACAAAAGTATGATTTTCGCCTGGGAGAGCAAATAATTCCCAAACTGCATATTACCCATTGTTACGAAGCCAGCCAGGCCGAAAAGATCAAAGAGTTGATTCTGGTCAATGAAGAAGTCAAGGCGAAAGGTTTGGTTCCGGCTATCAAACCCATTGACCGTTATCTAATTCCGGATAAGGATTTGGAGCGCTGTCTGGAAGAAAAAAATCTTGTAACCTTTACAACACTGGGAGGTGAAGTCATCCGAGGCGTAATCGAATGGCTTGATAGTTTCCAGATTAAAGTTAATTTACAAGAAAATATGGGGGTTGTCGTATTCCGACATGGAATCCACGATGCCATCCTTCAACCGGAAGTTGGAGAAGCATCTGGACAGGCTCCCCCACAACTTGAAAAAACCCCTGTGGAAATTCCCATTGAAAAAATCTCTGTGGAGTTGGCCATTCATCAAAATACCCGATTGAATCCGGAGATAACTCAAAAAGTTCGGGAACAGACCAAAACCCTGGGGAAAATTCCGAAGCCGATCTGGGTTGCCTACGATAAAGAACGAGATGTATATGTTTTACTGGACGGGTTTCGGAGATTGACCATCGCCCAAGAATTAGGATTAAAGACTTTACCGGCAGTGGTCGAGTAA
- a CDS encoding carbohydrate ABC transporter permease — MGRRLKCWIYLKKGFKFPWRILGLYGGSILLLLWSIFPLIWMLMTSFKPTEEIFIYPPEFLPRHMTLTNFHALFSRSHFLSYFINSMKVSILTTACALVLSVLGAYGLVRFRFRGKELLAQLVLLTYLFAPIMIIIPFYILIRKIGLVNTHTALVLALTSFSLPFTLWLLRSFFQTIPLELEEAALVDGATHLQAAFYIVLPLAAPGIIATAIFTLILAWNDYIFARILITSDPLKTLPVGVQDLFNQTVVDWGMIMASGVLITIPVLLFFIFIQQYLIEGWGAGGIKG, encoded by the coding sequence ATGGGTCGTAGGCTAAAGTGTTGGATTTATCTGAAAAAGGGATTTAAGTTTCCCTGGCGTATCCTGGGACTCTATGGAGGAAGTATTCTTCTCCTCCTGTGGAGTATTTTCCCTCTGATCTGGATGCTCATGACCTCATTTAAACCTACGGAAGAGATCTTTATCTATCCACCTGAATTCCTTCCCAGGCATATGACGTTGACCAATTTTCATGCGCTGTTTTCCCGGTCTCACTTTCTTTCCTATTTTATAAACAGTATGAAAGTCTCCATTTTGACCACAGCCTGTGCCTTAGTCCTGTCTGTTTTAGGAGCCTATGGTCTCGTCCGATTCCGATTCCGTGGGAAAGAACTCCTCGCCCAACTCGTGCTTTTAACTTACCTGTTTGCTCCTATTATGATTATCATTCCCTTTTATATCCTTATCCGTAAGATAGGATTGGTTAATACCCATACCGCCCTGGTTCTGGCCTTAACCTCCTTTAGCCTCCCCTTTACTCTCTGGCTGCTCCGATCCTTTTTTCAAACCATTCCCTTAGAACTTGAAGAGGCCGCTCTGGTGGATGGAGCAACTCATTTGCAAGCTGCTTTTTACATCGTCCTTCCTCTTGCAGCTCCGGGAATTATAGCCACCGCTATCTTTACACTCATTCTGGCCTGGAACGATTATATTTTTGCCCGTATTCTCATCACCTCAGATCCTCTCAAGACCCTTCCGGTAGGTGTTCAGGATCTTTTTAATCAAACCGTTGTAGATTGGGGTATGATCATGGCCTCTGGGGTCCTTATTACCATCCCGGTACTTCTTTTCTTCATTTTCATCCAGCAATACCTGATCGAAGGATGGGGGGCCGGAGGAATTAAAGGATAA
- a CDS encoding sugar ABC transporter permease, giving the protein MRRSTGFLLLLPSLLVIGTLTLYPVVYNVWLSLLNKHAFLPGEKFVGLRNYELVLKDPQFWMSFKLGVIYSLVTVVLQLVIGIGAALLLHESFPGRNFFRGAILFPYLVPTIVGVLLWKWLLHDTYGLVNYTLQALNLIKDPIGWFGQDTIMISLILVSVWQFFPFVFLTILARLQIIPPELYEAAKVDGASALQRFFYITLPQLKTVLFIIILLRGIWMFTKFDTVWLMGGGEGVGLYIRTLPLYAYMKTFTYWQAGIGATVAMVMLLIMAGAAAIYFKIYKVEEGI; this is encoded by the coding sequence ATGAGAAGATCCACGGGTTTTCTTCTCCTTCTCCCATCCCTGCTGGTTATCGGAACTTTAACCCTCTATCCGGTGGTTTATAATGTCTGGCTTAGCCTTCTAAATAAGCATGCATTTCTTCCAGGAGAGAAGTTTGTAGGGCTTCGAAACTATGAACTGGTCTTGAAAGATCCCCAGTTCTGGATGAGTTTTAAACTTGGAGTCATCTACTCCCTTGTCACGGTGGTTCTCCAGCTTGTTATTGGAATTGGAGCTGCGTTACTCCTCCATGAGAGTTTTCCGGGACGTAACTTCTTTCGGGGTGCGATTCTGTTTCCTTATCTGGTTCCTACCATCGTTGGAGTTCTCCTCTGGAAGTGGCTCCTTCACGATACCTATGGACTGGTTAATTACACGCTACAGGCACTTAATCTGATTAAAGACCCCATTGGGTGGTTTGGGCAGGATACCATTATGATCTCCCTGATCCTGGTCAGTGTCTGGCAATTCTTTCCCTTTGTATTTCTTACGATTCTGGCCCGATTGCAGATTATTCCGCCGGAGCTCTATGAAGCCGCTAAAGTGGACGGAGCTTCGGCCCTTCAGCGATTTTTTTACATTACACTTCCTCAACTCAAAACCGTTCTCTTTATTATCATTCTCCTCCGGGGAATCTGGATGTTTACCAAGTTTGATACAGTCTGGCTCATGGGCGGAGGCGAGGGCGTTGGGCTTTATATTCGGACCTTACCCCTGTATGCCTACATGAAAACATTTACCTACTGGCAGGCGGGAATTGGGGCAACGGTAGCCATGGTGATGCTCTTAATCATGGCCGGAGCGGCGGCGATTTATTTTAAAATTTATAAGGTAGAAGAAGGAATATAG
- a CDS encoding sugar ABC transporter substrate-binding protein codes for MKKRLFLQTILSVWLGFMGGNLDQSCTVGAAEKILRVWTTEVNPDTVAIMNEIGNQLTAKYPDVKVQVEALGWGDLNTKLFAAIAAGDPPDLTELQPYATASLYQKGLLRPIDEVIQAIGEEDITPLVRKLQYFDGHYYGIAHVIGANLFIYRKDLFEKKGIKIPTTWAELVEAAKQLTEDTDGDGKIDRYGITLPGERLYMGFVLPAEWLASNGGRWVDPETWRPAFTEKPFIEMLYFVKELSKYCPPGWSGRGYLDTMAQFASGKVAMVVMAGARTIGFIEKYAPKEMQNQNYFATGLKQVGPSGKVGITPLDGENWAIFTSSKYGDLAVEYLKLYYQKDNYIKLLHTVPIHLSPILLSVAKSPEYLNNPTIQKWSQWQETAQKIFDEKLASPIGMVSEADATLPFLAELDGSGIVADLIQRVTAGGQPEEEAAKAQKAAEELIEQLGYRKW; via the coding sequence ATGAAAAAACGACTTTTTCTTCAAACCATCCTCTCAGTCTGGTTAGGTTTTATGGGGGGAAATCTGGATCAAAGCTGTACGGTGGGGGCAGCAGAAAAAATCCTTCGCGTCTGGACGACGGAAGTCAATCCGGACACCGTTGCCATAATGAATGAAATAGGGAATCAACTAACGGCCAAATACCCGGATGTAAAGGTTCAGGTAGAAGCATTGGGGTGGGGGGATTTGAATACAAAACTCTTTGCAGCCATTGCGGCAGGAGATCCCCCGGATTTAACCGAACTTCAACCCTATGCCACCGCGTCTCTTTACCAGAAGGGGTTGTTACGTCCTATAGATGAGGTGATCCAGGCCATTGGGGAGGAAGATATTACCCCGCTGGTCCGAAAGCTTCAGTATTTTGATGGCCACTATTACGGGATTGCCCATGTGATTGGAGCGAATTTATTTATTTATCGGAAGGATTTGTTTGAGAAAAAAGGGATTAAAATTCCGACCACCTGGGCTGAGCTTGTTGAAGCGGCTAAGCAATTGACGGAAGATACCGACGGAGATGGAAAGATAGATCGTTATGGAATTACCCTTCCGGGAGAGCGTCTTTATATGGGCTTTGTTCTTCCGGCGGAGTGGCTGGCCAGCAATGGCGGGCGATGGGTGGACCCGGAAACCTGGCGTCCGGCCTTTACAGAAAAACCCTTTATTGAAATGCTCTACTTTGTAAAGGAATTGAGCAAATATTGCCCTCCCGGCTGGTCGGGGCGTGGTTACCTGGATACAATGGCCCAATTTGCCAGTGGGAAAGTCGCCATGGTCGTCATGGCTGGCGCCCGTACCATCGGATTTATCGAGAAATATGCCCCCAAAGAAATGCAAAATCAAAATTACTTTGCAACCGGTCTCAAACAGGTAGGTCCTTCTGGAAAAGTGGGAATTACCCCTCTGGATGGGGAAAATTGGGCTATCTTTACTTCTTCTAAATACGGAGATCTCGCCGTCGAATATCTCAAACTTTATTACCAAAAGGATAACTACATTAAACTCCTTCATACTGTTCCCATTCATTTGAGTCCGATTCTTTTATCTGTAGCGAAATCGCCGGAATATTTGAATAACCCCACGATCCAGAAGTGGAGCCAATGGCAGGAGACGGCTCAGAAAATTTTTGATGAAAAGTTAGCATCCCCTATCGGAATGGTCTCTGAAGCCGATGCTACCCTTCCCTTCCTGGCCGAGCTGGATGGCTCAGGTATTGTAGCCGATTTAATTCAACGGGTAACCGCCGGGGGGCAGCCCGAAGAAGAGGCGGCGAAAGCTCAAAAAGCCGCCGAAGAACTTATCGAACAACTGGGATACAGGAAATGGTAA
- a CDS encoding type IV pilus twitching motility protein PilT has product MASSQVDKLLISLLKEDVSDLHFKAGSPPLLRARGELIPANFRKLTPQDTEILAKSLLSPREWEGFQSKSEYDTSYSIPGISRFRVNLFRQRGSIALVFRVIPYTIPSIEELGLPPKVKELALEPRGLILVTGITGSGKSTTLASMINYINTTKKAHIITIEDPIEFLYEDKLCSINQREVGKDTESFSTALRAALRQDPDIILVGEMRDTETISIAIKAAETGHLVMSTLHTTDAGSTINRIIDSFPPHQQLQIRLQLAANIKGIISQRLLPRKDEKGRVVAVELLISTKTIQAYIEEPEKTSLIKEVIEAGRSQYGMQSFDQALTELYNSGKITLETALSASDNPADFKRALLFD; this is encoded by the coding sequence ATGGCTTCTTCACAAGTTGATAAACTTCTCATCTCCCTGCTGAAGGAAGATGTTTCGGATTTACATTTTAAAGCCGGAAGCCCCCCTTTGTTACGTGCGAGAGGAGAATTGATTCCGGCTAACTTTAGAAAATTAACGCCACAAGATACCGAGATTCTGGCAAAAAGTTTATTAAGTCCCAGAGAATGGGAAGGATTCCAATCTAAATCCGAGTATGATACTTCCTACAGTATCCCTGGAATTTCCCGGTTCCGGGTTAATCTCTTTCGCCAGCGCGGGAGTATTGCCCTGGTTTTCAGAGTTATTCCCTATACCATTCCTTCCATCGAAGAACTGGGACTCCCCCCAAAAGTCAAGGAATTAGCCCTGGAACCGCGAGGGCTTATCTTGGTCACCGGCATTACCGGAAGTGGTAAATCCACCACGCTGGCTTCCATGATTAATTATATTAATACCACCAAAAAAGCCCATATTATAACCATCGAAGATCCTATAGAATTTTTGTACGAAGATAAACTCTGCTCCATCAATCAAAGGGAGGTGGGAAAAGATACCGAGAGCTTTTCAACGGCCTTGAGGGCCGCTTTACGACAGGATCCTGATATCATCCTGGTCGGGGAAATGCGAGATACTGAAACCATCAGTATCGCCATTAAAGCCGCCGAAACAGGCCATCTCGTTATGAGTACCTTGCATACAACCGATGCAGGGAGTACCATTAACCGTATTATTGATTCCTTTCCCCCCCATCAACAACTCCAAATTCGACTCCAACTCGCAGCCAATATCAAAGGGATCATCTCCCAGCGTCTGCTGCCTCGAAAAGATGAAAAAGGGCGGGTCGTTGCCGTGGAACTCTTGATCAGTACCAAAACTATTCAGGCTTATATCGAGGAACCTGAAAAGACCTCTCTTATCAAGGAAGTGATTGAAGCCGGACGATCCCAGTACGGTATGCAGTCCTTTGATCAGGCCTTAACAGAGCTTTACAATTCGGGAAAAATTACCCTGGAAACCGCACTCAGTGCATCGGATAATCCCGCGGATTTCAAGAGAGCTTTGTTATTTGACTAA